A part of Limihaloglobus sulfuriphilus genomic DNA contains:
- the bamA gene encoding outer membrane protein assembly factor BamA gives MMGKLKITYSAVIVLLMCLGSSVFSAELRINEIEVTGNVTLEPEEIFSKIKLRRNDILAEQTLADDVKNIAELDGVEYAYYNLDEVEGGVNLTYVVVEREVIRDIIINGNKKYRDKKLIKETGLKKGEYLDRAEVGIAVDMLKNFYIKKGFPFVEISLDELKLNNAVIEINIDEGSKKIKTYKVYVQGNEKLSDKYLLDRLESKKKAFFFFKKTFNKEYPQQDIEAIIEKCRNKGFLDAEVTSKVSFEPKEGRADITFIVNEGTQYIVSDVAVSGNSVFSNEELLSEMKLREDEPFGSDKEKHDTRSLLDKYREIGYIEADVTLTKEFHQGNMVACRYDIVENDRYRVGRITITGNENVHDKAVRNVLDDYGFKPGEWYDGSLASGDGTGTLENDLKRAVYAESAVITPVESDAGTKNAIVDITEGQTGMIMFGAGVNSSSGVIGQVILEQRNFDLFDWPDSMSEFLTGKAFRGAGQRLRLTFEPGTEETRYSATWTDPYLNDMPYELTVGSSSFERDWEAHTEKRLSGRFSLARRYDDGWTFGTGFRAENVKTEDIDFDAPWQIFDEEGNNNIYGVQVFVTRDTTDSRYTPTEGDIFQTSLEGLAGDYDFGKLEFTYRFYHPLWEDISGRKTVLASKLHYGSVIGDAPTFEKYYAGGTGNLRGFEYRGVSPRGESKNIPGRKKDPVGSDWIFLANTEMSIPLSSDMFSWLLFIDSGTVETGRYRSAAGTGIEIMIPQWFGPVPMRFEFGIPITEDDTDDTQVFSFSVGRLF, from the coding sequence ATGATGGGTAAACTTAAGATAACTTATTCAGCGGTAATTGTTTTGCTAATGTGCCTTGGGTCTTCGGTTTTCAGTGCAGAGCTGCGAATCAATGAAATAGAAGTCACTGGTAATGTAACGCTTGAGCCTGAGGAAATCTTCAGCAAAATTAAACTCCGCAGAAATGATATACTTGCAGAGCAGACCCTTGCTGATGATGTGAAAAATATTGCTGAGCTTGATGGTGTTGAATACGCTTATTACAATCTTGATGAAGTTGAGGGCGGCGTGAACCTGACTTACGTGGTAGTCGAGCGTGAAGTTATACGTGACATTATAATCAACGGCAATAAGAAGTATCGTGACAAGAAACTCATCAAAGAGACCGGATTGAAAAAGGGCGAGTATCTAGACAGAGCGGAGGTTGGTATTGCCGTTGACATGTTGAAAAATTTCTACATAAAGAAGGGTTTTCCGTTTGTAGAAATATCGCTTGATGAGCTTAAACTCAATAATGCCGTTATTGAGATTAACATCGATGAAGGTTCGAAAAAAATCAAAACATACAAGGTCTATGTTCAGGGCAATGAAAAACTTTCAGACAAGTACCTGCTTGACAGGCTCGAAAGCAAAAAGAAGGCTTTTTTCTTTTTTAAAAAGACGTTTAACAAAGAATACCCGCAGCAGGACATAGAAGCGATAATTGAAAAATGCCGCAACAAGGGTTTTCTTGACGCAGAGGTTACAAGCAAAGTAAGTTTTGAGCCGAAAGAAGGAAGGGCGGATATAACTTTTATTGTTAATGAAGGCACTCAGTACATTGTCTCCGATGTTGCTGTATCAGGAAACAGTGTTTTTTCTAATGAAGAGCTCTTGTCAGAAATGAAACTGCGTGAGGATGAGCCTTTTGGTTCTGATAAGGAAAAGCATGACACCCGCAGTTTGCTCGATAAATATAGAGAAATCGGTTATATTGAAGCAGATGTTACCCTCACAAAAGAATTCCATCAGGGGAATATGGTAGCTTGCCGGTATGACATAGTTGAAAATGACCGTTACAGGGTCGGCCGTATTACCATTACCGGCAATGAAAATGTACACGACAAAGCCGTTCGAAATGTGCTTGACGATTACGGCTTCAAACCTGGAGAATGGTATGATGGTTCGCTGGCTTCCGGCGATGGTACCGGAACACTCGAAAACGACCTTAAGCGTGCGGTGTACGCAGAGTCGGCGGTAATAACTCCCGTAGAATCCGATGCCGGCACTAAAAATGCAATTGTAGATATAACAGAAGGCCAGACAGGCATGATTATGTTTGGTGCGGGTGTAAACAGCTCCAGCGGCGTTATAGGCCAGGTGATTCTGGAACAAAGGAATTTTGATCTCTTTGACTGGCCCGACAGCATGTCTGAGTTTCTTACCGGCAAGGCCTTTCGCGGCGCCGGACAGAGGCTTCGTCTGACGTTTGAACCCGGTACAGAAGAAACCCGCTACTCGGCGACCTGGACGGACCCGTATCTCAACGATATGCCGTATGAGCTGACAGTAGGATCTTCAAGTTTTGAGCGTGACTGGGAAGCACATACGGAGAAAAGGCTTTCCGGAAGGTTTTCGCTGGCAAGGCGGTATGATGACGGCTGGACGTTCGGCACCGGCTTTCGCGCGGAAAACGTAAAGACAGAAGATATTGATTTTGACGCGCCTTGGCAGATTTTCGATGAAGAAGGCAACAATAACATATATGGTGTACAGGTATTTGTCACCCGTGACACAACAGACAGCCGCTATACCCCTACCGAAGGCGACATCTTTCAGACCAGTCTTGAGGGTCTGGCCGGCGACTATGACTTTGGCAAGCTGGAATTTACTTACCGTTTCTATCACCCTCTGTGGGAAGATATCAGCGGCAGAAAAACGGTACTTGCCAGCAAGCTGCACTACGGCTCAGTGATCGGTGACGCTCCGACATTTGAGAAGTATTATGCAGGCGGTACCGGAAATCTGAGAGGTTTTGAATACAGAGGTGTAAGCCCGAGAGGTGAAAGCAAAAACATACCCGGGCGTAAAAAAGACCCTGTCGGCAGTGACTGGATCTTCCTGGCAAACACCGAAATGTCCATTCCGCTCTCAAGCGATATGTTTTCATGGCTGCTTTTCATCGACAGCGGAACTGTCGAAACCGGCCGCTACAGGAGTGCCGCGGGAACAGGTATCGAGATCATGATCCCTCAATGGTTTGGTCCGGTTCCTATGCGATTTGAATTTGGAATACCCATTACAGAGGATGATACCGATGACACACAGGTATTCAGCTTCTCTGTCGGCAGGCTTTTCTAA
- a CDS encoding OmpH family outer membrane protein — MRKKHSLLLVLTVSLFFAIFYVSLRADAANSGSPAGIAVVCIPDVIDQSSYVDQMQNGVNEQREAKIKQLDKFQADLQAIKADIETRKRGSDDYNRLKKDYLLKEAEMKVQRDMLQEELMGLQQKAMEQVYEKILKTVAKVAQQQGYELVLDKDKVEFPAASANEMTLTIQTHKVLYHADYMDITSEIIAELDK; from the coding sequence ATGAGAAAAAAACATTCACTGTTATTAGTTTTAACAGTAAGTCTCTTTTTTGCAATATTTTACGTCAGCTTAAGGGCGGATGCTGCCAACAGCGGCTCGCCGGCGGGCATAGCAGTTGTCTGCATCCCGGATGTAATAGATCAAAGCAGCTATGTTGATCAGATGCAGAATGGTGTAAATGAGCAGCGCGAGGCCAAGATAAAGCAGCTCGATAAATTCCAGGCTGACCTTCAGGCGATAAAAGCGGACATTGAAACCCGTAAACGGGGAAGTGATGATTATAATCGTCTGAAAAAAGATTATCTCCTTAAAGAGGCTGAAATGAAGGTTCAACGTGATATGCTTCAGGAAGAACTGATGGGACTTCAGCAGAAAGCAATGGAGCAGGTTTATGAGAAAATCTTAAAAACCGTCGCAAAAGTTGCTCAGCAGCAGGGCTATGAACTTGTCCTTGATAAGGATAAGGTTGAGTTTCCAGCCGCCAGCGCAAATGAAATGACGCTGACCATTCAAACTCACAAGGTACTCTATCATGCTGATTATATGGATATCACCTCTGAGATTATAGCCGAACTGGACAAATAA
- the lpxD gene encoding UDP-3-O-(3-hydroxymyristoyl)glucosamine N-acyltransferase, with product MQQSFTLKEIAEMTGGRLIAPSGDAAINRVNSIDSAGSDQITFISDMKYLDNLRKSSAAAVLSPQQLEDVNMAQVVVKDVNAALIAVLEKFAPSFDITPGIHPSAVIDAAANISDTAAVGANTYIGPNVTVEENVFIGPNCSIVADCSIGRGTKIEHNIVMYPHVVIGENCIVQSGTVLGSCGFGYRPVDNIPRLIPHIGGVIIEDYVEIGANCCIDRAKFGNTVIGFGSKLDNLIQIAHNAVIGKCCLITAQCGLAGSSRLGDGVILGGHSGVSDNVSVGSGSMLGAKSAVVSDIGPGSKVMGVPAVDSKRFFRRIVSTERVPELRKQIKQLEKRIQSLEKAANNTK from the coding sequence ATGCAGCAATCTTTTACACTTAAAGAAATTGCCGAAATGACAGGTGGCAGACTAATTGCCCCATCCGGCGATGCCGCAATAAACCGTGTCAACTCAATTGATTCTGCCGGTTCTGACCAGATTACGTTCATAAGTGACATGAAATATCTGGATAATCTCCGTAAATCTTCTGCGGCAGCGGTTTTATCACCACAGCAGCTTGAAGATGTCAATATGGCACAAGTGGTTGTAAAGGACGTTAATGCTGCCCTGATAGCCGTGCTTGAGAAATTTGCCCCCAGCTTTGATATTACCCCTGGAATACATCCGTCCGCAGTTATAGATGCCGCGGCAAACATCAGCGATACTGCTGCCGTTGGCGCCAACACGTATATCGGTCCAAATGTGACTGTGGAGGAGAATGTCTTTATTGGACCAAATTGTTCAATAGTTGCTGATTGTTCGATAGGACGAGGCACAAAAATTGAACACAATATTGTCATGTATCCCCATGTTGTTATAGGGGAAAATTGTATTGTACAGTCAGGAACCGTTCTTGGTTCGTGCGGCTTTGGTTACAGACCGGTTGACAACATTCCCAGGCTTATACCGCATATCGGAGGTGTTATTATTGAGGATTACGTGGAAATAGGAGCGAACTGCTGCATTGACAGGGCCAAATTCGGCAATACAGTCATTGGATTCGGCAGTAAGCTAGACAATCTGATTCAGATAGCTCACAATGCGGTGATTGGCAAATGCTGCCTCATTACCGCCCAGTGCGGCCTTGCGGGTTCTTCGCGGCTTGGTGACGGCGTAATATTGGGCGGTCACAGCGGAGTTTCTGACAATGTAAGTGTAGGGAGCGGCTCTATGCTTGGAGCCAAGAGTGCGGTAGTCTCCGATATTGGCCCCGGCAGTAAGGTTATGGGGGTGCCGGCGGTTGATTCAAAGAGATTTTTCAGACGAATTGTCTCAACCGAACGTGTGCCGGAGTTAAGAAAACAGATTAAACAACTGGAAAAAAGGATCCAATCGCTTGAGAAAGCAGCGAACAATACAAAATGA